The Candidatus Hydrogenedentota bacterium sequence AATATTCAGATTCTTCCTCGTATACGTCAAGGCCTGCACAGGCTATTTTCCCGGTCTTGAGACCGCGAATGAGCGCCTTCGTGTCCACCAGTGCTCCACGGCTCGTATTAATAAGCATTACGCCTTGCTTCATCTTTGCAATGGAATCATCGTTAATCATGTATTTGGTGCTTGGCAGCAGCGGCACATAGAGACTAATAATATCGGATTCTGCGAAAATGGTGTCTAAATCGGTGTACTCAATGCGGGAATTCTTACGAAGTTCTACATCCGGATAGGGATCAAAGGCGAGCACCTTGCAGTGAAATCCCGTGAGTATTTCAGCAGCATGCCTCCCTATCCTTCCCGTTCCAATGATTCCCGCCGTCTTATTATGCATTTCAAATCCAACCATCCCATTTAAGGAGAAATTGCCTTCCCGCACGCGTGCATGAGCTCGAACCAAGTGGCGGCTTAAGACCAGCATCAGCGCTACGCTGTGTTCTGCAATGGAGGGCGGCGAATAGGAAGGGA is a genomic window containing:
- a CDS encoding 2-hydroxyacid dehydrogenase, with protein sequence DAVCIFVHDIVDDTVAKRLAAMGIRLIALRCAGYNNVNLEACAAYGITVTRVPSYSPPSIAEHSVALMLVLSRHLVRAHARVREGNFSLNGMVGFEMHNKTAGIIGTGRIGRHAAEILTGFHCKVLAFDPYPDVELRKNSRIEYTDLDTIFAESDIISLYVPLLPSTKYMINDDSIAKMKQGVMLINTSRGALVDTKALIRGLKTGKIACAGLDVYEEESEYFYEDKSDGVITDDVLARLLTFNNVLVTSHQAFLTHEALQKIAEITYNNIQEYFAGKRGHSLTYGLCSQCA